The Thermodesulfatator atlanticus DSM 21156 genome has a segment encoding these proteins:
- the nadB gene encoding L-aspartate oxidase, whose amino-acid sequence MAIHTDFLVIGSGIAGLSFALKVAELGKVTIITKKRAQDANTTLAQGGIACVLAEDDSFELHIEDTLRVGDGLSRREIVSLVVCQAPERIKELLDLGVPFTRDPEDPTRLHLTLEGGHSRRRIIHVEDHTGREVENVLLAHVRAHPNIEILENHLAVDLITLCKVYRGCPREVLGHERCLGAYVLDENTGVIETFLAKITVLATGGAGKVYLYTSNADVASGDGIALAYRAGCRVANLEFVQFHPTCLYHPKAKNFLISEALRGEGAILLDPFGKPFMHKYDPKRKELAPRDIVARAIDFELKKTGKECVYLDISHKPKDFIIKRFPYIYETCLKFGIDITKEPIPVVPAAHYFCGGVVTDRFGLTDIKGLYALGECTCTGFHGANRLASNSLLEGLAFAHQAAVHVKKEWPYFKDFEPPEVPSWDPGGAVDMEEKVLISHNWDAIRRLMWNYVGIVRTEQRLRLAQKRLKAILEEIEAHYWAYILTSDFIELRNLAHVANLVIECALRRKESRGTHFMVEYPEKNDALFRKDTVLWRAREIVS is encoded by the coding sequence ATGGCTATTCACACGGATTTTTTGGTAATAGGCTCTGGCATTGCGGGATTGAGCTTTGCCTTAAAAGTTGCTGAGCTCGGCAAAGTCACCATCATTACCAAAAAACGTGCCCAGGATGCCAATACCACCCTTGCCCAGGGTGGTATTGCGTGCGTGCTTGCGGAAGACGATTCTTTTGAACTCCATATTGAAGACACCCTTCGGGTTGGTGATGGCCTTTCCCGCAGGGAAATCGTCTCTCTGGTGGTTTGCCAGGCCCCTGAGCGTATTAAAGAACTTCTCGATCTAGGGGTTCCTTTTACTAGAGACCCCGAAGACCCTACCCGCCTGCACCTTACCCTTGAAGGTGGCCATAGCAGGCGGCGTATTATCCACGTAGAAGATCACACCGGCCGAGAGGTTGAAAACGTTTTATTGGCACACGTGCGTGCCCATCCTAATATTGAAATTTTAGAAAATCACCTAGCAGTTGATCTGATTACCCTTTGCAAGGTTTATCGCGGTTGCCCGCGAGAAGTCCTGGGGCATGAACGTTGCCTTGGAGCCTACGTCTTAGATGAAAATACAGGTGTAATCGAGACCTTTCTTGCCAAGATAACAGTTTTGGCCACAGGGGGTGCAGGTAAGGTTTACCTTTACACCAGCAACGCAGACGTTGCTTCAGGAGACGGGATCGCCCTTGCCTATCGGGCTGGTTGCAGGGTGGCAAACCTTGAATTTGTGCAATTTCATCCCACCTGTCTTTATCACCCCAAGGCCAAAAATTTTCTTATTTCTGAGGCCCTGCGTGGCGAAGGAGCCATCCTGCTAGACCCTTTTGGCAAGCCCTTTATGCATAAATATGATCCTAAGCGCAAGGAGCTTGCCCCACGAGATATCGTTGCCCGTGCCATAGATTTTGAACTGAAAAAGACCGGAAAAGAATGCGTTTATCTCGACATTTCCCATAAACCCAAAGATTTTATCATCAAGCGATTCCCTTACATTTACGAAACTTGCCTTAAATTTGGGATAGACATTACCAAAGAACCCATCCCTGTGGTTCCAGCAGCCCATTATTTTTGTGGCGGGGTGGTAACAGACCGCTTCGGCCTAACTGACATAAAAGGTCTTTATGCTCTGGGTGAATGCACGTGTACGGGATTTCACGGAGCAAACCGCTTAGCTTCTAATTCCTTGCTTGAGGGGCTTGCTTTTGCCCATCAGGCTGCGGTTCACGTAAAAAAAGAATGGCCCTATTTTAAAGATTTTGAGCCGCCAGAAGTCCCTTCCTGGGATCCAGGTGGTGCGGTTGATATGGAAGAAAAAGTGCTTATCTCACATAACTGGGATGCCATCAGAAGGCTCATGTGGAACTATGTTGGCATTGTGCGCACAGAGCAGCGTCTAAGACTTGCACAGAAGCGACTCAAAGCCATTTTAGAAGAAATAGAAGCCCATTACTGGGCTTATATCCTCACTTCTGATTTCATCGAACTGCGCAATTTAGCCCACGTGGCCAATTTGGTGATTGAATGCGCGCTAAGACGAAAAGAAAGCAGGGGAACCCACTTCATGGTGGAATATCCCGAAAAAAACGACGCCTTATTCCGCAAAGATACTGTTCTTTGGCGTGCCCGCGAAATAGTCTCATAG
- a CDS encoding protein translocase subunit SecDF, whose protein sequence is MSRMLKLKIAVLFILTVLSVLFVLPSFYPNLPSWYYKYVYPYRLKLGLDLQGGMHLVLQVDVDKAIENALNASVKDLQQVLIRKGIRATVAESKNPKEVVLVFPNKDALARAKKIISDEFSSLKILREEEGKFPRLVLTLSEKQVAFIKEHAVDQSLEIIRNRIDQFGVTEPVIVKEGENKIVVELPGVKDPERALKLIGQTAQLEFRLVDDEAMSRIDLAGLISKAIAEGRLKPDASREEVNKVLRPYIPPDTEIYFLVEKDPQTGRVVKRPLLLKKQVLLTGDMIKDARVRIGGPYNEPYVALEFTDRGARIFERVTGENVGKRLAIVLDGVVRSAPVIREKIAGGQAQITGAFTYEEAADLAIVLRAGALPAPVKIVQNITVGPSLGHDSIKRGLISGLVGAAIVLVFMIIYYRFAGFIADLALLLNVLMLLAALSLFQATLTLPGIAGIILLVGMGVDSNVLIFERMREELMLGRSPRSAIFAGYDHAFWTIVDANVTTLITALALFLFGTGPIKGFAVTLSTGVVINLFTSIFATRTVYEFLLAKGITPNINFLSLIGETNFDFMKFRMPAAILSGVLVVLGIIGFIQISRGAANLGVDFSGGIMAYYRAEKPFKLDQIRKALKDAGIRSFTLQDVKGENLLIIKLRKKAETLGDLEAKVREVLQKNFPECKFKLEAKEEIGSAISKELKEKALIAIGVSFLGLLIYLAFRFNLNFGIGAALATFHDVLAVTGLFYVLNREVSLLFVTALLTIAGYSLNDTVVVFDRIRENIKKQKGKMSFLEIINKSINEMLSRTLITVGTTLVVVLSILFLGGVVLRDFALALALGIVVGTYSSTFVASPIVYWLEKGKTPEIKG, encoded by the coding sequence ATGTCGCGCATGCTCAAACTGAAAATTGCCGTACTTTTCATCCTTACGGTTCTTTCGGTGCTTTTCGTGCTTCCTTCGTTTTATCCGAACCTTCCTTCCTGGTATTACAAATACGTCTATCCCTATCGTCTTAAGCTTGGGCTTGACCTCCAGGGTGGTATGCACCTTGTGCTTCAGGTTGACGTGGATAAAGCCATAGAAAACGCCCTTAACGCCTCGGTAAAAGACCTGCAGCAGGTTTTAATCCGTAAAGGGATCCGCGCCACCGTTGCGGAAAGCAAAAACCCTAAAGAAGTTGTCTTGGTCTTTCCAAATAAAGACGCCCTGGCTCGGGCCAAAAAAATCATAAGTGATGAATTCAGCAGCTTAAAGATATTGCGCGAGGAAGAAGGAAAGTTCCCCCGTTTGGTGCTTACCCTTTCTGAAAAACAGGTTGCTTTTATTAAAGAACACGCTGTTGATCAGTCGCTTGAGATTATCCGAAACCGAATTGACCAGTTTGGCGTAACTGAGCCGGTAATTGTCAAAGAAGGCGAAAACAAAATCGTAGTAGAGCTTCCCGGGGTCAAAGACCCTGAAAGGGCCCTTAAGCTCATCGGTCAAACGGCTCAGCTTGAGTTCAGGCTGGTGGACGATGAGGCTATGTCGCGTATTGATCTAGCTGGCCTTATCTCAAAGGCAATTGCTGAAGGGCGCTTAAAACCTGATGCCTCAAGAGAGGAAGTAAATAAAGTCCTAAGGCCTTACATTCCACCAGACACTGAGATTTATTTCCTGGTGGAAAAAGACCCTCAGACGGGCCGGGTGGTCAAAAGGCCGCTTCTACTTAAAAAGCAGGTCCTTCTTACGGGTGACATGATAAAAGACGCTCGTGTAAGGATAGGCGGTCCCTATAACGAACCTTATGTTGCCCTTGAGTTTACCGACCGTGGGGCCCGTATTTTTGAGCGGGTTACTGGAGAAAACGTTGGCAAGCGTCTGGCCATTGTGCTTGATGGTGTAGTGCGTTCAGCGCCTGTGATTCGTGAAAAGATAGCCGGTGGTCAGGCACAAATCACTGGAGCCTTTACCTATGAAGAGGCCGCAGACCTTGCCATTGTGCTCCGTGCAGGTGCCCTTCCGGCACCGGTTAAAATCGTTCAGAATATCACCGTTGGGCCAAGCCTTGGGCACGACTCCATTAAGCGCGGCCTGATCTCTGGCCTGGTGGGTGCAGCCATTGTCCTGGTCTTCATGATTATTTATTACCGCTTTGCAGGGTTTATTGCAGACCTTGCCCTCCTTTTAAACGTACTCATGCTTCTTGCTGCCCTGTCGCTATTTCAAGCAACTCTTACCCTGCCAGGTATTGCAGGTATCATTTTGCTCGTGGGGATGGGGGTAGATTCAAACGTTCTTATATTTGAACGCATGAGAGAAGAACTCATGCTCGGGCGCTCACCGCGCTCAGCTATTTTTGCAGGCTATGATCATGCCTTCTGGACCATAGTTGACGCAAACGTTACCACGCTAATTACGGCTCTTGCTCTTTTCCTCTTTGGTACCGGGCCTATTAAGGGCTTTGCGGTAACTCTTTCCACAGGTGTGGTGATAAACCTTTTCACTTCGATTTTTGCCACGCGCACAGTTTATGAATTCCTTCTGGCCAAGGGCATAACCCCTAACATCAACTTCTTGTCTCTCATTGGCGAAACAAATTTTGATTTTATGAAGTTCCGCATGCCTGCGGCTATCTTATCAGGGGTTTTGGTAGTGTTAGGCATTATTGGATTTATTCAGATTTCCCGTGGTGCGGCCAATCTTGGGGTAGATTTTAGTGGCGGGATCATGGCCTACTACCGTGCGGAAAAGCCTTTTAAGCTTGACCAGATTAGAAAGGCCTTAAAAGACGCCGGAATCAGAAGTTTTACCCTACAGGACGTAAAGGGAGAAAACCTTCTCATTATCAAGCTCCGTAAAAAGGCGGAAACCCTGGGAGATCTTGAAGCCAAAGTGCGGGAGGTGTTACAGAAAAACTTCCCGGAATGCAAGTTTAAGTTAGAAGCCAAAGAAGAAATAGGTTCTGCTATAAGCAAAGAGCTAAAAGAAAAGGCTCTCATTGCCATAGGAGTCTCTTTCCTTGGTCTTTTGATTTACCTGGCCTTTCGTTTCAACCTTAACTTTGGCATTGGGGCAGCGCTGGCCACTTTTCATGATGTCCTGGCGGTGACCGGGCTTTTTTATGTGCTTAACCGTGAAGTTTCCTTGCTCTTTGTGACAGCGCTACTTACCATCGCCGGATACTCCCTTAACGATACCGTTGTTGTTTTTGACCGTATTCGCGAAAATATCAAAAAGCAAAAGGGCAAAATGAGTTTTCTTGAGATCATAAACAAGAGCATAAACGAAATGCTTTCCCGAACCCTGATAACAGTCGGTACTACCCTGGTGGTGGTGCTTTCAATTCTCTTCTTGGGTGGGGTAGTTTTAAGGGATTTTGCTCTGGCCCTAGCTCTAGGGATTGTCGTTGGTACGTACAGTTCCACTTTTGTGGCAAGCCCTATTGTTTACTGGCTCGAGAAAGGAAAAACCCCTGAGATAAAAGGCTAG
- a CDS encoding sensor histidine kinase, with the protein MDIGLKIIAQRIETKKKQYQEYNFSREQLNALWAFFDLAQEFASLKNFYRISVLIPKRFFNYSTTLYLINENHRIEKVSDSDKGLFDPPVEVSLAISENYFQKNGSHFFPFKGNRKLFELIAVHPKQKELLGLLEVRAPHEMSDQEKFFLQKYANRIGYNLHIKLVIAHILEHIRFVNELVADIEHNVITPNIYYRYLFKQLKKKIALVKELSENIDENKDFYPGKIKSALEYLYNELLNNYQQIEKHYENTSLFLESLLRREHFQTGRFVLRRRPCRFAKEVIETQLERYRKRFEQAGITIDNRLGGVPEDEEFVLAVDVGLLSQVYANLFSNALKYTQEVTNEKGEKVKFISFGREILPNYFGPGRDGIKFNVFSTGPQLNPDEAAKLFEEGWRGNNTNGQPGSGRGLYFVRKVIELHGGVVGYEPTPLGNNFYFILPLKESPQLDKTQKPH; encoded by the coding sequence ATGGACATCGGTTTAAAAATTATCGCCCAGCGTATTGAGACTAAAAAGAAGCAATATCAGGAATATAATTTTTCTCGTGAACAGTTAAACGCCCTCTGGGCCTTTTTTGATCTTGCTCAGGAATTCGCTTCACTTAAAAACTTTTATCGCATAAGTGTCCTTATTCCCAAAAGATTCTTCAATTATAGCACTACCCTTTATTTGATAAATGAAAACCACAGAATTGAAAAAGTCTCAGATAGTGACAAAGGGCTTTTCGATCCACCGGTAGAAGTTTCTCTTGCAATCTCAGAAAATTACTTCCAAAAAAACGGCAGTCATTTTTTTCCTTTCAAAGGTAACCGCAAACTTTTTGAACTAATCGCTGTTCACCCAAAACAAAAAGAACTTCTTGGTCTTTTAGAAGTAAGAGCTCCTCATGAAATGTCTGATCAGGAAAAGTTTTTTTTACAGAAGTATGCCAATCGTATCGGCTACAATTTGCATATTAAGTTAGTTATTGCTCATATTCTGGAGCATATTCGCTTTGTTAACGAGTTGGTTGCTGATATTGAACACAATGTAATTACCCCAAACATATATTATCGCTATCTTTTTAAACAATTAAAGAAAAAGATAGCCTTAGTGAAGGAATTGAGTGAAAACATTGACGAAAACAAGGATTTTTATCCAGGCAAGATTAAAAGTGCCCTTGAGTACCTTTATAACGAGCTTTTAAATAATTACCAACAAATAGAAAAACATTACGAAAACACAAGTCTTTTTCTGGAAAGCCTTTTAAGAAGGGAACATTTTCAAACTGGGCGTTTTGTACTCAGGCGAAGGCCTTGCCGTTTTGCCAAAGAAGTCATCGAGACCCAGCTTGAACGTTACCGCAAACGTTTTGAACAAGCCGGTATAACTATTGACAATCGTCTGGGCGGTGTTCCTGAAGATGAAGAATTTGTGCTGGCGGTGGATGTAGGCCTTCTTTCGCAGGTCTATGCCAATCTTTTTAGCAATGCTCTCAAATACACCCAGGAAGTAACCAACGAAAAGGGTGAAAAGGTTAAATTTATTTCTTTTGGTAGAGAAATTTTGCCCAATTATTTTGGACCTGGCCGGGATGGTATCAAATTCAACGTCTTTAGCACGGGTCCTCAGTTAAATCCCGATGAGGCTGCCAAGCTCTTTGAAGAAGGCTGGCGCGGGAACAACACTAACGGCCAGCCTGGTTCAGGAAGAGGGCTTTACTTTGTACGCAAGGTCATTGAACTCCACGGCGGAGTAGTTGGCTACGAACCAACCCCCTTAGGAAACAATTTTTATTTCATTTTACCCCTTAAAGAGTCTCCCCAGCTGGATAAAACTCAAAAACCTCATTGA
- a CDS encoding FKBP-type peptidyl-prolyl cis-trans isomerase: protein MQEKMEKPVIEPGDEILIRYQVFADKDVVDASSKPIKIKVGTGKFMPVVEEALIGRSPGEHVTIWVAPEEHYGKYDPKKLQLVPAEKIPEGLSPGAIVKIQDEYGVIHPAILKKVEEGLAVVDFNHPLAGKHLRFEVDILEVKKPEKRHELNEAQEEEV, encoded by the coding sequence GTGCAAGAAAAAATGGAAAAACCTGTTATTGAACCAGGCGATGAAATACTTATTCGCTACCAGGTCTTTGCTGACAAAGATGTAGTGGACGCTTCGTCTAAGCCTATCAAAATAAAAGTCGGCACAGGAAAGTTTATGCCGGTGGTGGAAGAGGCCCTTATCGGGCGGAGCCCTGGGGAGCACGTTACCATCTGGGTTGCCCCTGAAGAGCACTACGGAAAATATGACCCTAAAAAACTTCAGCTTGTGCCAGCAGAAAAGATCCCTGAAGGCTTAAGCCCAGGGGCAATTGTTAAGATTCAAGATGAATACGGGGTTATCCATCCTGCTATCCTTAAAAAAGTAGAAGAAGGGCTTGCTGTGGTAGATTTCAACCATCCTTTAGCAGGTAAACATCTGCGTTTTGAAGTAGATATCCTTGAAGTGAAAAAGCCCGAAAAAAGACACGAACTTAACGAAGCCCAAGAAGAGGAGGTCTGA
- a CDS encoding metal ABC transporter substrate-binding protein, with the protein MKCIAITMMFFLGQHCSSGFVPIFRSKKWERILKSVVCLILLVSAFSGLAWAKKPLVVTSIFPLAEMAKFVGGNEIKVRLLMPPGADPHSWEPTPRDIFELNKASLLIAVGGGLEPWLDDVVASLKNGRLKLLFMYQGKAPLEHHGHEKNKHPEEELDPHLWLDFPRDAAFARRIAKELAEIDPSKREIFLKRGEELSQKFLKLHQAFGANLAKCSLRIVPLAGHQAFSYWEKNYGLKFVALSGFSPEAEPTPRAISKMIKLMKDKNLKAVYYSEPRRLRFARLIAQETGARVFYLSTGAILTRKEISKGVSFFELMWRNLRHLCEGLDCPCAVFGQN; encoded by the coding sequence ATGAAATGCATAGCCATAACCATGATGTTTTTTTTAGGTCAACATTGCTCCTCGGGATTCGTTCCCATTTTTCGTTCTAAAAAATGGGAACGAATCCTTAAAAGCGTCGTTTGTTTAATACTTTTAGTATCAGCCTTTTCGGGCCTGGCCTGGGCTAAAAAGCCCCTGGTGGTAACAAGCATTTTCCCCTTGGCAGAGATGGCCAAGTTTGTCGGTGGCAACGAGATAAAAGTTCGTCTGCTTATGCCTCCTGGAGCAGATCCCCATTCCTGGGAGCCAACACCAAGGGATATTTTCGAGCTTAATAAAGCCTCTTTGCTCATCGCCGTGGGAGGAGGCCTTGAACCCTGGCTTGATGATGTTGTCGCAAGCCTAAAAAATGGCCGCTTAAAGCTCCTTTTCATGTATCAGGGCAAAGCCCCCCTTGAGCATCACGGGCATGAAAAAAACAAGCACCCCGAAGAAGAACTTGATCCCCACCTGTGGCTTGATTTTCCAAGAGATGCAGCCTTTGCCCGGAGAATTGCCAAAGAACTTGCCGAAATAGATCCTTCCAAACGGGAGATTTTTCTCAAGCGTGGTGAGGAGCTCTCTCAGAAGTTTTTGAAGCTTCACCAGGCCTTTGGCGCAAATCTTGCCAAATGCTCTTTAAGGATAGTTCCCCTGGCAGGGCATCAGGCCTTTTCTTACTGGGAAAAAAATTACGGCTTAAAGTTTGTAGCGCTATCTGGCTTTTCTCCTGAAGCCGAGCCCACCCCGCGGGCCATCTCAAAAATGATCAAACTCATGAAGGATAAGAACTTAAAGGCCGTCTATTATAGTGAGCCCCGTCGTTTACGCTTTGCCAGACTTATTGCTCAGGAAACAGGGGCGCGGGTTTTTTATCTTTCTACCGGGGCAATTCTTACACGTAAAGAAATCTCAAAAGGAGTTTCTTTTTTTGAGCTTATGTGGCGCAACTTGCGCCATCTATGCGAAGGGCTTGACTGTCCCTGCGCAGTTTTTGGTCAAAATTGA
- a CDS encoding Lon protease family protein — MARALKPEEVRLVIDPQTLGFQSTDEIEELEDQIMAQERAVRALDFGLNFEDLDFHIYVAGTPELGTSFITRSLVELQAKERPTPSDWCYVYNFKDPDTPKAIELPPGKGRELQKDMGDLIENLRQKIPEAFESETYITRKENIIREFNITRAKIFEELEQKVRAEGFILNVEPFGMMIIPAKPDGTPMTPEDVKNLPEEVKESLKRKSEELQKELNATARRIQQLEKDLRKKLKELDREVALNIVGSFIQELREKYAGISGVVDYLLEVQEDIIKHLDDFRQRSAPQPPMPFPMPPTQPSFTRYEVNVFVDNSEKKGAPVIFEPNPTYTNLFGAIERKAQFGALVTDFTMLKAGSLHKANGGFLIVRALDLLKYPFSWENLKRAIKTRKIYLEDLAEQIGLFTTKTLKPEPIPFRAKVILQGDPFIYHLLYLYDETFREVFKIKAHLDIWVDRDEIRTKQFLRAVATMVKREKLLPLEAGALARLVEFSCELSGRQDKLSLELPIILDVIKEASFWAKREEKDSVSREHIQKAIKEREYRANLPEERIQEMIAKDLLKIQVDGTQCGSINGLSVYDLGDYSFGRPTRITVNISLGKEGVVNIEREADLSGKIHTKGVMILAGFLRERFVYDKPLTLTATLCFEQSYGIVEGDSASSAELFALLSALSGIPIYQGIAVTGSVSQKGDIQPVGGINEKIEGFYKVCKAKGLTGKQGVIIPEANVKELMLEEEIVEAIREGKFHIWAISRVEEGIEILTGKPAGERKPDGTYPEDTVFYLVDQKLRELARLARTFAKEEEKK, encoded by the coding sequence ATGGCGAGAGCCCTTAAACCTGAAGAAGTTCGTCTGGTAATTGATCCTCAAACCCTTGGCTTCCAATCAACAGATGAAATAGAAGAACTTGAAGACCAGATCATGGCCCAGGAGCGTGCTGTACGAGCCCTTGATTTTGGCCTTAATTTCGAAGACCTTGATTTTCACATTTACGTTGCCGGTACCCCTGAGCTTGGCACAAGCTTTATCACCCGGTCTTTGGTTGAGCTTCAAGCAAAAGAGCGCCCGACCCCTTCTGACTGGTGCTACGTCTATAACTTCAAAGACCCTGACACTCCCAAAGCTATTGAACTTCCGCCGGGCAAGGGTCGCGAACTCCAAAAAGACATGGGCGATCTCATTGAAAACCTGCGCCAAAAAATCCCTGAAGCCTTTGAAAGCGAAACATACATTACCCGCAAAGAAAATATCATCCGAGAATTCAACATTACGCGTGCCAAAATTTTCGAAGAATTAGAACAAAAAGTCCGTGCGGAAGGTTTTATCCTGAACGTAGAACCATTTGGCATGATGATTATACCCGCCAAGCCTGACGGGACCCCCATGACCCCTGAAGATGTGAAAAATCTGCCTGAAGAAGTAAAAGAATCCCTTAAGCGCAAAAGTGAAGAACTACAAAAAGAATTAAACGCCACAGCCAGGCGTATCCAACAGCTAGAAAAAGATCTCCGCAAGAAGCTTAAAGAACTTGACCGCGAAGTGGCCTTAAACATCGTAGGGAGTTTTATTCAAGAACTTCGCGAAAAATATGCGGGTATTTCCGGGGTGGTTGATTATCTGCTTGAGGTCCAGGAAGATATCATTAAACACCTGGATGATTTTCGCCAAAGGTCTGCTCCTCAGCCCCCCATGCCTTTTCCCATGCCTCCCACTCAACCTTCGTTCACACGCTATGAAGTAAACGTCTTTGTGGACAATTCAGAGAAAAAAGGCGCACCTGTCATCTTTGAGCCCAACCCAACCTACACCAATCTTTTCGGTGCCATAGAACGCAAGGCCCAATTCGGGGCCCTTGTTACCGATTTCACCATGCTTAAAGCAGGGAGCCTTCACAAGGCAAACGGCGGCTTTCTCATTGTGCGTGCCCTTGACCTCTTGAAATATCCTTTTAGCTGGGAAAACCTGAAAAGGGCCATTAAAACGCGCAAGATTTATCTTGAAGATCTGGCCGAACAAATCGGCCTTTTTACCACCAAAACCCTGAAACCTGAGCCCATCCCCTTTCGCGCCAAGGTAATCCTTCAGGGCGATCCCTTCATCTACCACTTGCTCTATCTTTATGATGAAACGTTTCGCGAGGTGTTTAAAATTAAGGCCCACCTTGATATTTGGGTTGACCGGGACGAAATCCGCACCAAGCAATTCTTACGCGCAGTAGCCACTATGGTAAAACGCGAAAAGCTCCTTCCCCTTGAGGCTGGTGCCTTGGCCCGCCTGGTTGAGTTTTCCTGTGAGCTTTCCGGCCGCCAGGATAAGCTCTCTCTTGAGCTTCCCATAATCCTTGACGTCATAAAAGAAGCTTCTTTTTGGGCCAAGCGCGAAGAGAAAGACTCTGTCTCCAGGGAGCATATTCAAAAAGCGATTAAAGAAAGAGAATACCGGGCAAACCTTCCCGAAGAACGCATCCAGGAAATGATCGCAAAGGACCTCCTGAAAATTCAAGTTGATGGGACTCAATGTGGCAGCATAAACGGCCTTTCCGTCTATGATCTTGGAGACTATTCCTTTGGCAGGCCAACTCGTATCACGGTAAACATCTCTCTTGGCAAAGAAGGTGTGGTCAATATTGAACGTGAAGCAGATCTTTCAGGGAAGATTCACACCAAAGGCGTTATGATTCTAGCAGGATTTTTGCGAGAGCGCTTTGTTTATGACAAACCCCTTACCCTTACCGCTACCCTTTGCTTTGAACAAAGCTATGGCATAGTTGAAGGAGACTCGGCTTCAAGCGCAGAGCTATTTGCTCTTCTATCTGCGCTCTCTGGCATCCCTATTTATCAGGGCATTGCGGTAACGGGGTCTGTTAGTCAAAAAGGAGACATCCAGCCCGTTGGCGGCATAAACGAAAAGATAGAGGGCTTTTACAAGGTTTGTAAGGCCAAAGGGCTTACCGGGAAACAGGGGGTTATTATTCCGGAAGCAAACGTAAAAGAGCTCATGCTTGAGGAAGAAATCGTTGAGGCCATTCGTGAAGGTAAGTTCCACATCTGGGCCATCTCACGCGTGGAAGAAGGCATTGAAATACTAACCGGAAAGCCCGCTGGGGAGCGTAAACCAGATGGCACCTATCCTGAAGACACGGTGTTTTATCTCGTGGATCAAAAATTAAGAGAGTTGGCCCGCCTAGCCAGAACTTTTGCCAAAGAAGAAGAGAAAAAATAG
- a CDS encoding cofactor-independent phosphoglycerate mutase yields MKYILLVGDGMGDFPLKELDGKTPLEAALTPGMDFIAQHGDLGLIQTVPPGMEPGSDVANMSLLGYRPEFQYTGRGPIEAASLGLSLRPEDVAFRCNLVTIKKIENRYVMYDYSAGHISTEEAKTLINDLNEHLASDKLFLHPGKSYRQILVWRGGPEGIKTYPPHDLLGRDIYEAWLVYENEPILRDFLLKAMAFLEKHPINLKRKEEGKLPANALWPWGQGRMPKLEPFEEKWGLKGAVVAAVDLIRGLGVLAGFKIIDVPGATGYLDTNYEGKAMAAIEALKEGADFVFLHVEAPDEASHEGSLDLKLKAIQDFDRYVVRTVLEEATAQLGEHRLMVVTDHYTPISLRTHASKPVPFAIYDSRDPQVKRTGGYNEKSAAETGLFFKTGEKLLSHFLQREPNLPEE; encoded by the coding sequence ATGAAATATATTTTGCTTGTAGGTGACGGCATGGGAGATTTTCCCCTTAAAGAGCTTGATGGAAAAACTCCCCTTGAGGCAGCGCTTACTCCGGGGATGGATTTCATAGCCCAGCACGGCGATCTCGGGCTTATCCAAACCGTGCCTCCTGGAATGGAACCTGGAAGTGACGTAGCTAATATGTCTCTTCTTGGGTATCGCCCGGAGTTTCAATATACCGGAAGAGGCCCTATTGAGGCTGCAAGCTTGGGACTTAGCCTGCGCCCTGAAGACGTAGCCTTTCGGTGCAATCTGGTAACCATAAAAAAGATAGAAAACCGCTACGTCATGTACGACTACAGCGCAGGGCATATCTCCACCGAAGAGGCCAAAACTCTCATAAATGATTTAAACGAACACCTTGCTAGTGATAAACTTTTCCTTCATCCTGGAAAGAGCTACCGACAAATCTTGGTCTGGCGCGGGGGGCCAGAAGGCATTAAAACGTATCCGCCCCACGATCTCCTTGGCAGAGATATTTATGAAGCCTGGCTTGTCTATGAAAACGAACCCATTTTAAGGGACTTTCTGCTAAAGGCCATGGCTTTTCTCGAAAAACATCCCATAAATCTAAAACGAAAAGAAGAAGGGAAACTCCCAGCCAATGCCCTCTGGCCCTGGGGGCAAGGGAGAATGCCAAAGCTTGAACCTTTTGAAGAAAAATGGGGCTTAAAAGGAGCGGTGGTAGCCGCGGTTGATCTTATCCGAGGACTAGGAGTGCTTGCGGGGTTTAAAATTATCGATGTCCCAGGGGCTACGGGATATCTTGACACAAACTATGAAGGCAAGGCCATGGCTGCTATTGAAGCCTTAAAAGAAGGCGCTGACTTTGTATTTTTACATGTTGAAGCCCCAGATGAAGCAAGCCATGAGGGCTCTCTTGACCTAAAGCTCAAAGCCATCCAGGATTTTGACCGCTACGTGGTAAGAACCGTGCTGGAAGAAGCCACGGCACAACTAGGAGAGCATCGTCTCATGGTAGTGACGGATCATTACACACCCATTTCATTGCGCACCCATGCTTCTAAGCCGGTACCCTTTGCTATTTACGATTCTCGTGACCCGCAGGTAAAACGCACCGGGGGTTATAACGAAAAAAGCGCCGCTGAGACCGGGCTCTTTTTTAAGACTGGGGAGAAGCTTTTGAGCCATTTTCTGCAGCGTGAGCCTAATTTGCCTGAGGAATAA